In Bactrocera oleae isolate idBacOlea1 chromosome 5, idBacOlea1, whole genome shotgun sequence, a genomic segment contains:
- the LOC106622131 gene encoding general odorant-binding protein 19a-like, giving the protein MNFLKVLFTTWSLAFLFATPISAGITEEQMWATAKLMRDVCLPRFPKISIELANQLRDGNIPDNNKDVKCYINCVLEMMQTMKKGKFLYEASLKQVDLVLPDSYKDDYRAGLLKCKDASVGIKKDNCEAAYTILKCLRGEIKQFIFP; this is encoded by the exons atgaattttctCAAGGTTCTCTTCACTACTTGGAGTTTGGCGTTTTTATTCGCTACTCCGATATCTGCAGgt ATCACCGAGGAGCAGATGTGGGCCACTGCCAAATTAATGCGAGATGTGTGCTTACCAAGATTCCCGAAAATTAGCAtcg AACTCGCCAATCAATTACGCGACGGCAACATACCAGACAACAATAAAGACGTTAAATGCTATATAAATTGTGTTTTAGAAATGATGCAAACG ATGAAGAAGGGAAAGTTTCTGTACGAAGCGTCGTTAAAGCAAGTTGATTTAGTTTTACCCGACAGCTACAAGGATGATTACCGCGCAGGTCTACTAAAATGCAAGGACGCAAGTGTTGGCATAAAGAAAGACAACTGTGAAGCGGCTTACACAATTCTAAAGTGTTTGCGTGGTGAAATTAAACAATTCATATTTCCTTAA
- the Obp19b gene encoding uncharacterized protein Obp19b produces the protein MYKVFTVFAVIILMIATRKVLAEEIMKIPMGLVLEAVEPYAMNCEPKPEKAHMEELILNKEDAHLITKCLRGCLMEQFGLFVEDRTDVNSEKLVSWMVLLYVEKMDELIDISNGCNEKNVEMGITDKCEVAHSFAMCMLKEMKEREYEIPEVE, from the exons atgtataaagtgtttaCTGTTTTTGCAGTCATTATTTTAATGATTGCCACAAGAAAAGTGCTG GCCGAAGAAATCATGAAGATACCTATGGGTCTGGTGCTTGAGGCAGTCGAACCGTATGCCATGAACTGTGAGCCTAAGCCTGAAAAAG caCATATGGAAGAGCTTATCTTGAATAAAGAGGACGCGCACCTTATAACGAAATGTTTACGTGGCTGCCTCATGGAACAATTTGGATTA TTCGTAGAAGACCGCACTGATGTAAACTCGGAGAAGCTAGTGAGCTGGATGGTACTTTTGTATGTCGAAAAAATGGATGAACTCATAGATATATCGAATGGCTGTAATgagaaaaatgttgaaatggGCATTACTGATAA ATGCGAAGTTGCGCATTCGTTTGCCATGTGCATgctgaaagaaatgaaagagCGCGAGTATGAGATACCCGAAGTGGAATAA
- the Obp19c gene encoding general odorant-binding protein 19d has protein sequence MVNSSSALLIAGFICLMTLQSLNALIEDAYKLSGKRKPLMTREDPSTLEDYKRTKRQLPGPLQEFQDFITLSKAQCAKDLNINPNELQKSLLYEDQPTSTEKCMMECILKRMEVMDKNDSLSTTAIGHIADIIGENNALLTSIAMASAENCKKFITAKDSCERAFQINKCIGAEMKMRKIKLIY, from the exons ATGGTCAATTCAAGTAGTGCACTGCTAATTGCTGGCTTCATTTGTTTGATGACTTTACAAAgt CTCAACGCACTCATTGAAGACGCTTACAAGTTATCTGGAAAGCGTAAGCCATTGATGACGCGCGAGGATCCTTCAACTTTGGAAGATTACAAACGCACCAAACGCCAATTACCGGGACCGCTGCAAGAGTTTCAAGATTTTATAACACTTTCAAAGGCACAATGCGCCAAAGATTTGAATATTAATCCGAATGAGTTGCAAAAGTCGCTGCTTTACGAGGATCAACCGACTTCCACGGAGAAGTGTATGATGGAGTGCATTTTGAAACGCATGGAAGTG ATGGATAAAAATGACTCGTTGTCGACGACGGCAATTGGACACATCGCTGACATT ATTGGCGAAAATAATGCCTTACTCACGTCAATTGCCATGGCCTCAGCTGagaattgcaaaaaattcataacAGCGAAGGATTCTTGTGAGCGCgcctttcaaataaataaatgtatcggCGCCGAAATGAAGATGCGCAAAATTAAGCTTATATATTAG